The DNA sequence TATatagaaaatgtaaaacaagatAGACTTCAATAAGACTAGTTATACCAATTACCAAAGGTTTTATATTCATTGACACATAACAAAATGGAttcaataacataataaaattggtTTTATAAGACATATTCAATCATTTAGATGCATGAATGTTAGCATTACCATGTTCAAacaattttgtgtttgattcttCTAATGATGTTAGTTGTGTCATGATTAACTtttttgcttgttatttttttatagtctataattaaagtttgtttacttatttttttatagatcatGGACAAATTTTCGATCAAATGACCAAGAAGTGAAGAGTCATCAAATACTCCTAAAGTACCATTGGATTCTAAATCAAGCGAGGAGaacattaatacaaattttaatttcaacgACATTGTTAGTGACCCCGGATTACGAAAATCAATTGAAGACTTTGATATTGGGATTAGAGATCAGGTTAGAAGATAGTATTTGACTAGAGGCCCATGTCAACCAATTGGCCATAATTTTCCACAAAAAGATTATggcaaacaaaagagaagtttTCAAGATGCTTGGTTTAAACAACATCCTTGGTTGGAGTATAGTATGACAAAAGATGAggcattttgtttttggtgttatcttttCAAGACAAGTAGAGGAAGCCGAATGGGAGAAGATGCATTCATGAAAATGGGAttcaataattggaaaaaagcaTTGGAAAAATTCATAGAACATATTGGTGCCGTAAATAGTATGCATAATGATGCAAGAGTAAAATTTCAAGGGTTCCAAAGTCAAAGACAAAGTGTGTCACACTTGTTGGCTACACATTCACATGGGATGGAGGTTGTATATCATATTCGTTTGACGGCAATTTTAGATGTGACTTGTTTTCTCTTGAAGCAAGGTTTACCTTTCCGTGGAAATGATGAGTCTTCAAATTCACTAAACAAAGGCAATTTTCTTGAGTTGCTTGATTGGTATAGCCTACGAAATGAAGAAGTTTGGAAGACAGTAAATCAAAATGCCCCTAGAAACAATCAATTGACTTccccaaaaattcaaaaggagtTGGCAAATGCTTGTGCAATGGAGATTACAcgtgttattgttgatgatattggggataattatttttctcttatggTTGATGAAGCCCGAGATGCTTCAATAAAGCAACAAATGGGAGTTGTTTTACGATATGTGAATAAGAATGGACATGTGATAGAGCGATTCCTTGGAAGcacttattttaaaagaaaatccttATGCAAGATATGTACATTGTTTTGCTCACCAACTACAATTAGTGGTTGTTGCGGATGCTAAAGAGAATCGAATTGTGAGTGATTTTTTCCAATATGTTAATATGACTGTGAATGCCACCGGAGCGTCATGTAAAGGAAGAGATCAACTTCGGCAACATCATCATGATAGATTGGTTGAGCAATTGGAGAAGGTGGAGATAGTCAGTGGTAAAggaaaaaatcaagaatccagTTTAGCACGACCCGGGGATACTCGTTGGGGATCGCATTACACTACAATTCTCCGGCTAATTTCTATGTGGACCTCAAATTTAGAGGTACTCCAAAATGTGCATGATGATGGGGCTTCTAGTAATAATAGAGACATAGTGGCAAGTTTGATTGACAAAATGGAGAATTACCAGTTTATATTTGTGATGTACTTGATGAGGCGTTTATTGGGGATGACAAATGAGTTGTCACTTGCGTTACAACAAAAAGACCAAAATATTGTTCAAGCCATGCGATTGATTGAAGCGGTGAAAGCTCGTCTTCAACATTTTAGGGAGACAGGatgggaggagtttttggaagAAGTTACCTCTTTTTGTAAGGGTAACTCAATTGATGTGCCTAATATGGAGGATAATATGCCAATTCGTGGTCGTTCTAGGCGGGAAGGACAATTTATTACTCATTTTCACCATTATCGTGTAGAGATTTTTTGTGaggtaattattttttgtatttattatagttttataaatctcattaatttattttttttattaatattctctctatgttatcattatttcaatattaggttattgatttgatttctcaAGAAATGCTCAACCGCTTTCCTGAAGCTAGCACGGAGTTACTTCTTTTGGTATCATGCCTTGATCCTAGggactcattttttaaattcaacatCCATAAGCTACTCCGTCTTGCAGAGTTGTACCCTGAAGACTGCTCAGGGACTGAACGTATGATGCTTGAGGATCAATTTGCTACTTTCATTTATGATGTGCgacatgatgatgattttgcaAATATCGGGGACTTGGGAGGTTTTGCTATAAAGATGGTTGATACCGGCAAATGTACTATTTTTCCCCTCGTTTATCGTCTTATTGAGCTGGCATTGGTTTTGCGAGTTGCGACAGCTAGTGTTGAGAGGACATTTTCGGTAATGAATATTGTGAAATCTGACTTGCGCAACAAAATGGGAGACGAGTGGATGAATGATAGCATGATTGTCTATATTGAGAAAgaggtttttgcaactattgACAATGAGACAATcctacaatgttttcaaaaaatgcaaactcgccGTATTCAGTTACCACCTTTAAGTAGCATGCGTCGCACAGATGACAGTTTTAGCTTGAGTGTGCATAGATAAacgttttatgtttttttgtaattgttttaattaaatgtaaCAATATCACACTATTTTGATTGTTATGTTGactgaaatatattttttgacacTTTGTCCTCAGCTCCCCCACCACCCCCCCCATCTTTTAAGTCCCGGTTCCGTCCCTGTAAACAATCCATTCTCATTACTACTAGTTTTCCTTGTCAAGAAGAGGGACAAAACCTAGAGATTCTATGTTGATTATAATTGCGCTCTGAATGTGATGAGTGTTAATGATTATTTTCTGATCCCTGTTGTGGAATAACTATTGGACAAGATCACCAGAGCACAAATCTTCTCCAAACTTAATCTCCGAGTGGGCTACCATCAAGTCAGGATTTACCTGCCAAACGTCGAGAAGACCACCTTGATAACACATGATCTACTTTCCACATTTTCAGATATCTCCTTCCATTGATATCATATAACATATCTTCcatattattttgtaaatattctttgtatattttttagatttgtgATTGTATATTTTTAGCCATGAAAtcattttgaatattttcacTGCAACCATCACCTTACCAATTTTCAACATCACCAATTTCATTACTATCACTCTTAATTAAACAAACTACCTCATATGGTGAAACCAAGTGTAGTCCATACTAGAGAAAGAGGGGAGGCATGGGCCAATTAACCTGGCCTTGGCGGGCTAGACTTGCCGAGTAATGTTCACCAAATACTGGACTCGGACTAGACTTGCCAAGTTGACTCAATAGAccttaaaataatattgtattattaaattataatatacctttgtaaactaaattaaaaagagTGATGGACGGAACTTGAACCAGGACATATGCATCAAACACCAACACATCAATGATTTACTTGACCTATAATTGTATTGtgtattgattttaaaaatatatatattaaaagaaatcacAAAGCGAGTTGcacttaatttcaaaaaaagtaGTGGACCGGATTCAAACCCAAGACCTATACATAGGAAACTAACACATCAATCACTTGACCTATTATTGTTTGtgtattgattttaaaaatatataaataaaaaggaatcaCAAAAgcgatttttaaattataatcttaaaaaaattaaaaagaatttctaataatttaaaaaaaaattagtctagtcaaaaaatttaaaaaagatgaaagacttgcacttgatttatttaattttcgaATTAAGTTATTAATATATCTTCTTAAGTGAGATAAATTAAAACTCATATAGTTCTCTTTCTTTATGTAAAAGTTGTCATCTACTTATCTATTAGTTACAATTGAGATTAGCTCTTGCCCTTAACTTTAGTTTCAAACTTTAAGGTTTGTTATCGTTGTACTCATCTTGTtgtcattaaataaaaaattattagcttCAAGGTTTTCCAACATAGAtcaccaaaatatattttataattaatcaaaagaatatagtACAAGTTTGATTACTTAGCtactatttataaaaacattgaaattgatatCTATATTGATCACCAAAACATTGAAGTGTGCAAGTAAAGTAGtcaatttacaaatatatatatatatatatatacttttgccTATTAacacatgataagtgcttgtgcgatatgaatgcgaagtgttcattccttatgttgagcattacttttctcagatttttacattaatacgtgtgtttttatgttacttttatgcaggtatggttgtgaggctgagtatgaaggaaataggccaatgtggatcataatgcacctattttggaggagatcttgctaaggttcaaacgcgaagacataggacaggtgtgagatgctagagtgtgtgccaacctcctcgcattcgagtgagcacatccatttggaggggcacaaaggcagtcacactagagcattccgtcttatgcatataagaacaagagctccaccaacatatatatcattgaagaagcaagtgatacacgacgtgaacgtgtgcccgcttatgctactccccgatgaaagtatggaattgggaaggtATTCGGTCGAAGACCGTAGCAGTAGCATCGTAGGAAAAAAATGTAGCAAAGTCAtcgtagcaacactgttcacagcgggccaagaaatcagagaaacagagaatccacaggggcgtgtggaaattatccacgcccgtgtggaaattcccgcgACGGGCGCTGTAGcgtcccacgcccgtggagttgcccgattcagctctatttaaaagccgattcagccccgatcttggtattcttttctccatcttttccccaacttgagagagggcttcggttagggttttgagggatattggccaaggttttggagaggttctatggctccaacatcgtcattcctgaggaagaaggttggtaggggagcttccgtcgaggcgtatcctataccggacgagggaatccttggacgacgagtagaggactctccgcaagaccatcaacatgaccatcgagggggtttctttatggattcattgcttttacattcgatttctttgattgtacttagctccatggagtgctaaacccctagtgggtacttgggtgattgtgaaccctaggatgtattcgtttcattgaatttctttattatgttttcaataaattgatgtttattgtgagttccaaccttgaatgctttattttatgaacatttcccctagagtgacactagggttgagagttcctgttggtaactttgtgagtgagtgacacaccacgagcgttagacaaag is a window from the Dioscorea cayenensis subsp. rotundata cultivar TDr96_F1 chromosome 2, TDr96_F1_v2_PseudoChromosome.rev07_lg8_w22 25.fasta, whole genome shotgun sequence genome containing:
- the LOC120273135 gene encoding uncharacterized protein LOC120273135 encodes the protein MTVNATGASCKGRDQLRQHHHDRLVEQLEKVEIVSGKGKNQESSLARPGDTRWGSHYTTILRLISMWTSNLEVLQNVHDDGASSNNRDIVASLIDKMENYQFIFVMYLMRRLLGMTNELSLALQQKDQNIVQAMRLIEAVKARLQHFRETGWEEFLEEVTSFCKGNSIDVPNMEDNMPIRGRSRREGQFITHFHHYRVEIFCEVIDLISQEMLNRFPEASTELLLLVSCLDPRDSFFKFNIHKLLRLAELYPEDCSGTERMMLEDQFATFIYDVRHDDDFANIGDLGGFAIKMVDTGKCTIFPLVYRLIELALVLRVATASVERTFSVMNIVKSDLRNKMGDEWMNDSMIVYIEKEVFATIDNETILQCFQKMQTRRIQLPPLSSMRRTDDSFSLSVHR